From one Labeo rohita strain BAU-BD-2019 unplaced genomic scaffold, IGBB_LRoh.1.0 scaffold_408, whole genome shotgun sequence genomic stretch:
- the LOC127160637 gene encoding uncharacterized protein LOC127160637: MVDGFTKTNIKIMPHRFQFSLTCQVIVRDFTKMICVIFQHFLLSCLCLGMFDVESHEVSVKVGDSIILNTDLTHKQLEEEVEWRFGGTRIAKAAGDIPTYDNERFRDRLKLDKNGSLTITDTRTTDSGVYTFSTFIRNKESTKIFSVIVYAPLSIPVVTSDISQCSSDSKCVLLCSVMDVTRANLSWYKGNSLLCSISVSEVSINHSLPLEVEYQDKNTYSCVINNPISNQTKHVCITDLCRLCSDGVHYCGGTEAVIRLVVTALVGLAAIAAIIVLVHDIKSRRTEQESHQALNDGSDQISVFGVDEVKPVSVMERDSVILNPELTDIESDEEIEWRFENIRIAKVNKGIPTYDNDRRFKDRLKLDQTGLLAIINTRTTDSGLYQLSTFIRNKELIKRFSVTICEILAGVDGQLCHREDEGKTA; this comes from the exons ATGGTAGACGgcttcacaaaaacaaacataaaaataatgccaCATCGGTTTCAGTTTTCTCTGACTTGTCAAGTGATTGTCAGAGATTTTACGAAAATGATTTGTGTAATTTTTCAGCACTTTTTGTTGTCTTGTCTTTGTCTTG GTATGTTTGATGTCGAGTCACATGAAGTGTCAGTAAAGGTAGGAGATTCTATCATTTTAAACACTGATCTTACTCATAAACAGCTTGAGGAAGAGGTCGAGTGGAGGTTTGGAGGTACTCGCATAGCTAAAGCAGCTGGGGACATTCCTACATATGATAACGAGAGATTCAGAGACCGACTAAAGCTGGACAAAAATGGATCTCTCACCATCACTGacaccagaaccacagactccGGAGTCTATACATTTAGtacatttatcagaaataaGGAGTCAACCAAGATCTTCAGTGTTATTGTTTATG CTCCACTGTCCATTCCTGTCGTTACCAGTGACATTTCACAGTGTTCATCAGACTCAAAATGTGTGCTGCTGTGTTCAGTGATGGATGTGACCAGGGCAaatctctcctggtacaaaggaaataGTTTATTGtgcagcatcagtgtgtctgaggTCAGCATCAATCACTCTCTACCTCTCGAGGTGGAATATCaagataaaaacacctacagctgtgtgatcaacaatcccatcagcaaccagaccaaACACGTCTGCATTACCGATCTCTGTCGCTTGTGTTCAG ACGGAGTTCATTACTGTGGAGGAACTGAAGCTGTGATAAGATTGGTTGTTACTGCGTTGGTGGGTCTGGCTGCCATAGCTGCTATCATTGTGCTGGTTCATGACAtcaaatccagaagaactgaaCAGGAGAGCCATCAAGCCCTCAATGATGGATCAGATCAGATCA GTGTGTTTGGTGTTGATGAAGTGAAGCCGGTGTCTGTGATGGAAAGagattctgttattttaaacccTGAGCTTACTGACATAGAGAGTGATGAAGAGATTGAGTGGAGGTTCGAAAATATTCGCATAGCTAAAGTGAACAAGGGCATTCCTACATATGATAATGATAGGAGATTcaaagacagactgaagctggatcagACAGGATTGCTGGCCATCataaacaccagaaccacagactctggactttatcaACTGAGCACCTTTATTAGGAATAAGGAGTTAATCAAGAGATTCAGTGTTACG ATATGTGAGATTCTTGCGGGTGTAGATGGACAGCTTTGTCATAGAGAAGATGAAGGAAAGACAGCTTGA